CTACAATCACTCCTAGCATCTCATCCTCCTCTTAGACGGGAATTCTAAAACAATCCCAACACTCTTAGCAAGAAAACAAGAAAATAAAATAATACTAATAACAGGTGTATCTTTCTTTCATTTCTTAGCAGTTTAAGACTGCTTGTAAATTCTTTCCTTATAAACACCTAAGAGACTTGGCAGGAGGTGAAATTTTATAATTGAACAAACATTGTCTGGAACTGAAGGAAGTAAGCAAGAGAAAAGCTTGGAGTCTTGATTACTCACGCAGTGGAAATCAGAATTCATTGATTCGCTTTAGGCAAATTTGAAACGGATATTGGTGGAAGTTATAATTATTTGGCTTTGGAGGAAGGTATGAAAATAGTCCTTGCATATTCAGGAGGTTTAGACACCTCTGTGATACTAAAATACCTGAAAGACCGCTTCAACGCCGAGATAATAGCATTTGTTGCAAATCTTGGACAAGACGAAGATTTTGACAAAATAAAAGACAAAGCTCTAAAAACAGGTGCGAGTAAGGTATATGTTGAGGATCTAAGGAAAGAATTTGTGGAAGATGTTGTCTGGAGAGTAGTTAAGTCCGAAGCAAAGTATGAGAACTATCTTCTTGGCACAGCAATGGCAAGACCGGTAATAGCTAAAAAGCAGGTAGAAATCGCCATAAAGGAAGGAGCAGACGCTGTAGCTCATGGAGCAACTGGTAAGGGCAACGACCAAGTCAGATTTGAACTTGCTTACAGAGCCCTAGCTCCATACTTAAACATAATCTCTCCTTGGAAAGAAGATAACTTCCTAAAAATGTTTAGAGGAAGGCAAGATATGATAAAGTATGCCGAAGAACATGGTATACCAATTGAAGTAACAACCAAAAAACCCTATAGTATTGACTCAAACCTCGTCCATATAAGCTACGAAGGGGGGATACTAGAAAACCCCTCAAAACCCTACGATGAAGAAATTTTCAGAATGACTGTTTCGCCAGAGCAGGCACCAGATGAACCCGAAAAGGTTGAAATATGGTTTGAGAAGGGAATACCAGTTGCTATAAACGGAGTAGAAATGGAATCCTATAAGCTTTTGGAGAATATAAACAAGATAGGTGGCAGAAACGGGATAGGGAGAGTAGATATAGTGGAAAACAGATTAGTCGGGATAAAGTCAAGAGGAGTGTATGAAACCCCAGGCCTTACAATCCTACAATTTGCCCATAACCTTCTATCCCAACTTATATGGGATAGAGAAACCG
This is a stretch of genomic DNA from Brevinematia bacterium. It encodes these proteins:
- a CDS encoding argininosuccinate synthase is translated as MKIVLAYSGGLDTSVILKYLKDRFNAEIIAFVANLGQDEDFDKIKDKALKTGASKVYVEDLRKEFVEDVVWRVVKSEAKYENYLLGTAMARPVIAKKQVEIAIKEGADAVAHGATGKGNDQVRFELAYRALAPYLNIISPWKEDNFLKMFRGRQDMIKYAEEHGIPIEVTTKKPYSIDSNLVHISYEGGILENPSKPYDEEIFRMTVSPEQAPDEPEKVEIWFEKGIPVAINGVEMESYKLLENINKIGGRNGIGRVDIVENRLVGIKSRGVYETPGLTILQFAHNLLSQLIWDRETVALKEILAIKYGELVYTGKWFHPTRYALDSFFDEINKHITGKVSLKLYKGNIIAVSRESQFSIYDPELSSFEGVDLYDHRDAKGFINLYGLTTKIMGVKKML